One Streptomyces sp. ML-6 genomic region harbors:
- the hpnH gene encoding adenosyl-hopene transferase HpnH, protein MAMPLRQSIKVATYLAEQKLRKRDKFPLIVELEPLFACNLACEGCGKIQHPAGVLKQRMPVAQAVGAVLESGAPMVSIAGGEPLMHPQIDEIVRQLVARKKYVFLCTNAMLLRKKIEKFTPSPYFAFAVHIDGLRERHDESVAKEGVFDEAVAAIKEAKRRGFRVTTNSTFFNTDTPQTVIEVLNYLNDELKVDEMMLSPAYAYEKAPDQEHFLGVEQTRELFKKAFAGGNRARWRLNHSPLFLDFLEGKVDFPCTAWAIPNYSLFGWQRPCYLMSDGYVPTYRQLIEETDWDRYGRGKDPRCDNCMAHCGYEPTAVLATMGSLKESLRAARETVSGNR, encoded by the coding sequence ATGGCCATGCCGCTCCGCCAGTCCATCAAGGTGGCGACGTATCTCGCCGAACAGAAGCTCCGAAAGCGGGACAAGTTCCCGCTCATCGTGGAACTGGAGCCCCTGTTCGCCTGCAATCTCGCGTGCGAGGGCTGCGGGAAGATCCAGCACCCCGCCGGAGTGCTCAAGCAGCGCATGCCGGTCGCCCAGGCGGTGGGTGCCGTGCTCGAATCGGGTGCCCCGATGGTTTCCATCGCAGGTGGTGAACCGTTGATGCACCCGCAGATCGACGAAATCGTCCGGCAGCTGGTGGCGCGGAAGAAGTACGTCTTCCTCTGCACCAACGCGATGCTGCTGCGGAAGAAGATCGAGAAGTTCACCCCCTCCCCGTATTTCGCCTTCGCCGTGCACATCGACGGGCTGCGCGAACGGCACGACGAATCGGTCGCCAAGGAAGGCGTCTTCGACGAGGCGGTGGCGGCGATCAAGGAGGCCAAGCGACGCGGCTTCCGGGTCACCACGAATTCCACCTTCTTCAACACCGACACCCCGCAGACCGTCATCGAGGTCCTCAATTACCTCAATGACGAGCTGAAGGTCGACGAGATGATGCTCTCGCCCGCCTACGCCTACGAGAAGGCGCCCGACCAGGAACACTTCCTGGGCGTCGAGCAGACCCGCGAACTCTTCAAGAAGGCGTTCGCCGGCGGGAACCGCGCCCGCTGGCGGCTGAACCACTCGCCGCTCTTCCTGGACTTCCTGGAGGGCAAGGTGGACTTCCCCTGCACGGCCTGGGCCATCCCGAACTACTCCCTGTTCGGCTGGCAGCGGCCCTGCTACCTGATGAGCGACGGCTATGTGCCGACGTACCGCCAGCTCATCGAGGAGACCGACTGGGACAGGTACGGCCGGGGCAAGGACCCGCGCTGCGACAACTGCATGGCGCACTGCGGCTACGAGCCCACCGCCGTCCTCGCCACCATGGGATCGCTGAAGGAGTCCCTGCGCGCGGCGCGCGAGACGGTCTCCGGGAACCGGTGA
- the dxs gene encoding 1-deoxy-D-xylulose-5-phosphate synthase — protein sequence MTILENVRGPHDLKALDEARLGELAEDIRKFLIRAVARTGGHLGPNLGVVELSIALHRVFDSPVDRILWDTGHQSYVHKLLTGRQDFSKLRGKGGLSGYPCREESAHDVIENSHASTVLGWADGIAKAHQVLGREDHVVAVIGDGALTGGMAWEALNNIAAARDRPLVIVVNDNERSYAPTIGGLADHLATLRTTDGYERFLSWGKGVLRQTPVIGTPLYESLHGAKKGFKDAFAPQGMFEDLGLKYVGPVDGHDIAAVESALNRAKRFHGPVLVHCITEKGRGYPPALHDEADRFHTVGAMDPLTCAPLLPPGGPSWTSVFGDEIALIGAERPDVVAVTAAMLDPVGLTRFAEAFPDRIWDVGIAEQHAVVSAAGLATAGLHPVVAVYATFLNRAFDQLLMDVALHGCGVTFVLDRAGVTGPDGPSHNGMWDMSVLQVVPGLRIAAPRDADELRAQLREAVAVDDAPTVIRFPKEAVGEPVPALGRIGGMDVLHRADDPDVLLVAVGALAPVCLGAADLLAGGGIRCTVVDPRWVKPVDGELPPLAARHRLVAVVEDNSRAGGVGSAVGQALRDAGVDVPLRTFGIPEQFLAHGKRAEVLADIGLTPVEIAGRISGALAAGKAATRTEESGE from the coding sequence ATGACGATTCTGGAGAACGTCCGGGGGCCGCACGACCTCAAGGCGCTGGACGAAGCACGACTCGGCGAACTCGCCGAGGACATCAGGAAGTTCCTCATCCGGGCGGTGGCGAGGACCGGCGGTCACCTGGGACCCAACCTCGGCGTGGTGGAGCTGTCCATCGCCCTGCACCGGGTCTTCGACTCGCCCGTGGACCGCATCCTCTGGGACACCGGGCACCAGAGCTACGTGCACAAACTGCTCACCGGACGGCAGGACTTCTCCAAGCTGCGCGGCAAGGGCGGCCTGTCCGGATACCCCTGCCGCGAGGAGTCCGCGCACGACGTCATCGAGAACTCCCACGCCTCGACCGTCCTCGGCTGGGCCGACGGCATCGCCAAGGCCCACCAGGTGCTGGGGCGCGAGGACCACGTCGTGGCCGTCATCGGGGACGGGGCCCTCACCGGCGGAATGGCCTGGGAGGCGCTCAACAACATCGCGGCCGCGCGGGACCGGCCGCTGGTCATCGTGGTCAACGACAACGAACGCTCGTACGCCCCCACCATCGGCGGCCTCGCCGACCACCTCGCGACCCTGCGCACCACCGACGGCTACGAACGCTTCCTCTCCTGGGGCAAGGGCGTGCTGCGGCAGACACCGGTCATCGGGACGCCGCTGTACGAATCGCTGCACGGCGCGAAGAAGGGGTTCAAGGATGCCTTCGCCCCGCAGGGCATGTTCGAGGACCTCGGACTCAAATACGTCGGCCCGGTCGACGGGCACGACATCGCGGCCGTCGAGTCCGCCCTGAACCGGGCGAAACGCTTCCACGGCCCGGTGCTGGTGCACTGCATCACCGAGAAGGGCCGAGGCTACCCGCCGGCGCTCCACGACGAGGCCGACCGCTTCCACACCGTCGGCGCGATGGACCCGCTGACCTGCGCACCGCTCCTCCCGCCCGGCGGGCCGTCCTGGACCTCGGTGTTCGGCGACGAGATCGCCCTGATCGGCGCGGAGCGGCCGGACGTCGTGGCCGTCACCGCGGCGATGCTGGACCCCGTCGGGCTCACCCGGTTCGCCGAGGCGTTCCCCGACCGGATCTGGGACGTCGGCATCGCCGAACAGCACGCCGTCGTCTCCGCGGCGGGGCTCGCCACCGCCGGACTCCACCCGGTCGTCGCCGTCTACGCCACCTTCCTCAACCGGGCCTTCGACCAGCTGCTGATGGACGTCGCGCTGCACGGGTGCGGGGTGACCTTCGTCCTCGACCGGGCCGGTGTCACCGGACCCGACGGCCCCTCGCACAACGGGATGTGGGACATGTCCGTGCTCCAGGTCGTGCCCGGCCTGCGGATCGCCGCCCCGCGCGACGCCGACGAGCTGCGGGCCCAGCTCCGCGAGGCCGTGGCCGTCGACGACGCCCCCACCGTGATCCGGTTCCCCAAGGAGGCGGTGGGGGAGCCGGTCCCGGCGCTCGGCCGGATCGGCGGCATGGACGTGCTGCACCGGGCGGACGACCCCGACGTGCTGCTGGTGGCCGTCGGCGCGCTCGCCCCGGTCTGCCTGGGAGCGGCGGACCTGCTGGCCGGTGGCGGCATCCGCTGCACCGTCGTCGACCCGCGCTGGGTCAAACCGGTCGACGGGGAACTGCCCCCGCTCGCCGCACGGCACCGGCTGGTCGCCGTCGTCGAGGACAACAGCCGGGCAGGAGGCGTCGGCTCGGCGGTCGGGCAGGCGCTGCGGGACGCCGGGGTCGACGTACCGCTGCGGACGTTCGGCATCCCCGAGCAGTTCCTCGCCCACGGCAAGCGTGCCGAGGTACTGGCCGACATCGGACTCACCCCGGTGGAGATCGCCGGACGGATCAGCGGCGCACTGGCCGCCGGGAAGGCGGCGACGAGGACCGAGGAGAGCGGGGAATGA
- a CDS encoding aspartate aminotransferase family protein has translation MKDDDPKGFDLARLLAERGAERYELHTKHLNHQLPRMLRTIGFDKVYERAEGAYFWDADGNDYLDMLAGFGVMGLGRHHPVVRKALHDVLDASLADLTRFDCQPLPGLLAEKLLAHSPHLDRVFFGNSGTEAVETALKFARRATGRPRILYCAHSFHGLTTGSLSVNGEDGFRDGFAPLLPDTAIGLGDLDALRRELGRGDVAALIVEPIQGKGVHAAPPGFLREAQELLHRHKALLIADEVQTGLGRTGDFYAHQHEEGVEPDLVCVAKALSGGYVPVGATLGKDWVFRRVYSSMDRVLVHSASFGSNAQAMAAGLAVLAVMEDERIVARARRTGDLLRERLGALVDRYELLHEVRGRGLMIGIEFGRPSSLKLRSRWTMLQAARKGLFAQMVVVPLLQKHRILTQVSGDHMEVIKLIPPLVIGEPEVDRFVTAFTEVMDDAHSGGGLMWDFGRTLVKQAVANR, from the coding sequence ATGAAGGACGACGACCCCAAGGGCTTCGACCTGGCGCGGCTCCTCGCGGAGCGCGGCGCCGAACGCTACGAACTGCACACGAAGCACCTCAACCACCAGCTGCCCCGGATGCTCCGCACCATCGGCTTCGACAAGGTCTACGAACGGGCCGAGGGCGCGTACTTCTGGGACGCGGACGGCAACGACTACCTCGACATGCTCGCCGGGTTCGGCGTGATGGGGCTCGGCCGGCACCACCCCGTCGTGCGCAAGGCCCTGCACGATGTCCTGGACGCCTCGCTCGCCGACCTCACCCGCTTCGACTGCCAGCCGCTGCCCGGCCTGCTGGCCGAGAAGCTGCTCGCGCACAGCCCGCACCTGGACCGGGTGTTCTTCGGCAACAGCGGCACGGAAGCGGTCGAGACGGCCCTGAAGTTCGCCCGCCGCGCCACCGGCAGGCCCAGGATCCTCTACTGCGCCCACTCCTTCCACGGGCTGACGACCGGCTCCCTCTCCGTCAACGGCGAGGACGGCTTCCGGGACGGCTTCGCCCCCCTGCTGCCGGACACCGCCATCGGCCTCGGCGACCTCGACGCCCTGCGGCGCGAACTGGGGCGCGGCGACGTGGCGGCGCTGATCGTCGAGCCGATCCAGGGCAAGGGGGTCCACGCCGCGCCCCCCGGTTTCCTGCGGGAGGCCCAGGAGCTGCTGCACAGGCACAAGGCCCTGCTCATCGCGGACGAGGTGCAGACCGGCCTCGGCCGGACCGGTGACTTCTACGCCCACCAGCACGAGGAGGGCGTCGAACCCGACCTGGTCTGCGTCGCCAAGGCACTGTCCGGCGGCTACGTCCCGGTCGGGGCGACCCTCGGCAAGGACTGGGTCTTCCGGCGCGTCTACTCGTCGATGGACCGGGTCCTGGTCCACTCCGCGAGCTTCGGATCCAACGCCCAGGCGATGGCGGCCGGACTCGCCGTCCTTGCGGTGATGGAGGACGAGCGGATCGTCGCCCGTGCGCGCCGCACCGGCGATCTGCTGCGGGAACGGCTGGGCGCGCTGGTCGACCGCTACGAGCTGCTGCACGAGGTGCGCGGGCGCGGACTGATGATCGGGATCGAGTTCGGCCGGCCGTCGTCACTGAAGCTGCGCAGCCGCTGGACCATGCTGCAGGCGGCTCGCAAGGGACTGTTCGCGCAGATGGTGGTGGTGCCGCTGCTCCAGAAGCACCGCATCCTCACCCAGGTCTCGGGCGACCACATGGAAGTGATCAAGCTGATCCCGCCGCTGGTGATCGGGGAGCCGGAGGTGGACCGGTTCGTCACGGCGTTCACCGAGGTCATGGACGACGCGCACAGCGGCGGCGGACTGATGTGGGACTTCGGCCGGACCCTGGTGAAGCAGGCCGTGGCCAACCGCTGA
- a CDS encoding XRE family transcriptional regulator has protein sequence MNPPDGGAADELPGVAPRLRDLRRSRGLTLETAAQRAGLSPAHLSRLETGRRQPSLPMLLGLARIYGTTVSELLGETPPERDAIIRGGKFEGAEADGWSYQQAGGSGRAMQALRVRVPHGAQGDLVRVHPGEEWVYVLAGHLRVTLGDTVHDLAPGDSAHFDSLTPHRLAALDRDGAELLFVHTLLQSPAAELCLGSGIHHR, from the coding sequence ATGAATCCTCCGGACGGAGGGGCGGCCGACGAGCTGCCCGGAGTCGCACCACGCCTGCGCGATCTGCGCCGCAGCCGCGGTCTCACCCTGGAGACCGCCGCCCAGCGGGCGGGGCTTTCCCCCGCCCATCTCTCCCGGCTCGAAACGGGCCGGCGCCAGCCCTCGCTGCCGATGCTCCTCGGTCTTGCCAGGATCTACGGTACGACGGTCTCCGAGCTGCTCGGCGAGACACCCCCCGAACGCGACGCGATCATCCGTGGCGGAAAGTTCGAGGGGGCCGAGGCCGACGGCTGGTCCTACCAGCAGGCCGGCGGCTCGGGCCGGGCGATGCAGGCCCTCCGGGTCCGGGTCCCCCACGGCGCGCAGGGCGACCTCGTGCGGGTCCACCCGGGCGAGGAGTGGGTGTACGTGCTCGCCGGCCACCTGCGGGTCACGCTCGGGGACACCGTGCACGACCTCGCCCCCGGGGACAGCGCGCACTTCGACTCGCTCACCCCGCACCGGCTCGCCGCCCTCGACCGCGACGGCGCGGAGCTGCTCTTCGTCCACACCCTGCTGCAGAGCCCCGCCGCCGAGCTGTGCCTCGGCAGCGGCATCCACCATCGCTGA
- a CDS encoding DUF6126 family protein, with protein MSDSENFDPLGSTKKYEAQERKFPRGVVIRLFAYLIAGHILAAFLYLLFAVAGKG; from the coding sequence ATGTCCGATTCGGAGAACTTCGACCCGCTCGGGTCCACGAAGAAGTACGAGGCCCAGGAACGGAAGTTCCCCCGCGGTGTGGTGATCCGGCTGTTCGCCTACCTCATCGCCGGGCACATCCTCGCGGCCTTCCTCTACCTGCTGTTCGCGGTGGCGGGCAAGGGCTGA
- a CDS encoding tyrosine-protein phosphatase produces MTQQLPQIPSTEPELAGVRNFRDVGGLPAADGRRVRHGRLFRSGHLAHATAEDAAFLGGLGLHTVFDFRNETDRRLDGLDVELPGVRSVNIPLSDPADGAEFWHVVRDGDVAQLHAILGDGKGVNRMIASYRSIILDRTAEHSQVLHALAEDSVPALMHCAAGKDRAGLAIAVSLLAVGVGREEIEADYLKSNDAHRRYKVRRSDMSAKGMSDEVMELLNPLFGARAEYLAAAFAVIDETWGGTDRYFSEGLKLSPETRERLRDRLLDES; encoded by the coding sequence GTGACCCAGCAGTTGCCGCAGATCCCGTCGACGGAACCCGAGCTGGCGGGCGTCCGCAACTTCCGCGACGTGGGCGGCCTGCCCGCGGCGGACGGCCGACGGGTGCGGCACGGGCGGCTCTTCCGCAGCGGTCACCTCGCGCACGCCACGGCCGAGGACGCAGCCTTCCTCGGCGGTCTCGGTCTGCACACCGTCTTCGACTTCCGCAACGAGACCGACCGGCGGCTCGACGGCCTGGACGTGGAGCTGCCCGGTGTGCGGAGCGTGAACATACCCCTCTCCGACCCGGCCGACGGGGCGGAGTTCTGGCACGTGGTCCGGGACGGCGACGTCGCGCAGCTGCACGCGATACTCGGCGACGGCAAGGGGGTGAACCGGATGATCGCCTCGTACCGGTCGATCATTCTGGACCGGACCGCCGAGCACAGCCAGGTCCTGCACGCCCTGGCCGAGGACAGCGTTCCGGCACTGATGCACTGCGCGGCGGGCAAGGACCGGGCCGGCCTGGCGATCGCGGTGTCGCTGCTGGCCGTCGGGGTCGGGCGCGAGGAGATCGAGGCCGACTACCTGAAGTCCAACGATGCCCACCGCCGCTACAAGGTGCGCCGCAGCGACATGTCGGCGAAGGGCATGTCGGACGAGGTGATGGAGCTGCTCAATCCGCTCTTCGGAGCCCGTGCCGAGTACCTGGCCGCGGCCTTCGCCGTCATCGACGAGACCTGGGGCGGCACGGACCGCTACTTCTCCGAGGGACTGAAGCTCTCCCCCGAGACCCGCGAGCGGCTGCGCGACCGGCTCCTCGACGAGTCCTGA
- a CDS encoding peptidoglycan DD-metalloendopeptidase family protein: MPISGKHRRPKVGPIARGVVAASAGGAVIALPLLGATGAHAAEQAAPAAVPQQAPVTTAPAQPVAQKQAPAATTYSVVPGDYLAKIAAEHKVQGGWQKLYQDNRQVVGENPGLIFPGMKLTLGAKASGGAASTGAGTGSSLPSKAPSVPSTAKKSAPVKSAPVKTAPAAQSKAATSAPAAQGAGSGYVHPVPGNHTTNYRASGSNWSSGSHSGIDFPVSTGTSVKAITSGTVVTAGWGGAYGNQVVIKHADGRYSQYGHMSSLSVSAGQSVSAGQQIGLSGSTGNSTGPHLHFEVRTGPAYGSDIDPIAYLASHGIHV; encoded by the coding sequence ATGCCCATATCGGGTAAGCACCGTCGTCCCAAGGTCGGCCCCATCGCCCGCGGCGTCGTCGCGGCGAGCGCCGGTGGCGCCGTCATCGCGCTCCCGCTGCTCGGCGCCACCGGTGCCCACGCCGCGGAGCAGGCCGCCCCGGCCGCCGTGCCGCAGCAGGCTCCCGTCACCACCGCGCCCGCCCAGCCGGTCGCGCAGAAGCAGGCCCCCGCCGCCACGACGTACTCCGTCGTCCCCGGCGACTACCTGGCGAAGATCGCGGCCGAGCACAAGGTCCAGGGCGGCTGGCAGAAGCTGTACCAGGACAACCGCCAGGTCGTCGGCGAGAACCCCGGCCTGATCTTCCCGGGCATGAAGCTGACCCTCGGCGCCAAGGCGTCCGGCGGCGCCGCGTCCACCGGCGCGGGCACCGGCTCGTCCCTCCCGTCGAAGGCCCCCTCGGTGCCCTCGACCGCGAAGAAGTCGGCCCCGGTCAAGTCGGCTCCGGTCAAGACCGCGCCCGCCGCCCAGTCCAAGGCCGCGACCTCCGCCCCGGCCGCTCAGGGCGCCGGCTCCGGTTACGTCCACCCGGTTCCCGGCAACCACACCACCAACTACCGGGCCTCCGGCTCCAACTGGTCCAGCGGCAGCCACAGCGGGATCGACTTCCCCGTCTCCACCGGCACCAGCGTGAAGGCCATCACCTCGGGCACCGTCGTCACCGCCGGCTGGGGCGGCGCGTACGGCAACCAGGTCGTCATCAAGCACGCCGACGGCCGCTACTCGCAGTACGGCCACATGTCCTCCCTCTCCGTCTCGGCGGGCCAGAGCGTGAGCGCCGGGCAGCAGATCGGCCTCTCCGGCTCCACCGGCAACTCCACCGGCCCGCACCTGCACTTCGAGGTCCGCACCGGTCCGGCGTACGGCTCGGACATCGACCCCATCGCCTACCTGGCCTCGCACGGCATCCACGTCTGA
- a CDS encoding SGNH/GDSL hydrolase family protein: MADDSRKNQRGITNRHGVIGSYAAIGDSFTEGVGDPGPDGTFVGWADRFAVLLADQLPDTGPDVGPHGDFRYANLAVRGRLLDQIVEEQVPRAKELAPDLVSFCAGGNDIIRPGTDPDDVAERFERAVADLTGSVGTVMITTGFDTRGVPVLRHLRGKIATYNAHVRAIADRYGCPVLDLWSLRSVQDRRAWDDDRLHLSPEGHTRVALRAAQVLGMEVPADPDQEWPPQAQRGTLEVRRDDIHWAREYLVPWIGRRLRGESSGDHVEAKRPDLLPL; encoded by the coding sequence GTGGCAGACGATTCGAGAAAAAATCAACGTGGCATCACCAACCGACATGGTGTCATCGGGTCGTACGCGGCGATCGGCGACAGCTTCACCGAGGGAGTCGGCGACCCGGGCCCGGACGGGACCTTCGTCGGCTGGGCGGACCGGTTCGCGGTACTCCTCGCGGACCAACTCCCGGACACCGGACCGGACGTGGGCCCCCACGGGGACTTCCGGTACGCCAACCTCGCCGTACGTGGACGCCTCCTCGACCAGATCGTCGAGGAGCAGGTGCCGCGCGCCAAGGAACTCGCCCCCGACCTGGTGAGCTTCTGCGCGGGCGGCAACGACATCATCCGCCCCGGGACCGACCCCGACGACGTGGCCGAGCGCTTCGAGCGCGCGGTCGCCGACCTGACCGGATCGGTCGGGACGGTCATGATCACCACCGGCTTCGACACCCGCGGCGTCCCCGTGCTGCGCCATCTGCGCGGCAAGATCGCCACGTACAACGCCCATGTGCGGGCCATCGCGGACCGCTACGGGTGCCCGGTCCTCGACCTGTGGTCGCTGCGGTCCGTCCAGGACCGGCGCGCCTGGGACGACGACCGGCTCCACCTCTCGCCCGAGGGACACACCAGGGTCGCGCTGCGCGCCGCCCAGGTCCTCGGCATGGAGGTGCCGGCCGACCCCGACCAGGAATGGCCCCCGCAGGCCCAGCGCGGCACGCTCGAAGTGCGGCGCGACGACATCCACTGGGCGCGCGAGTACCTGGTGCCGTGGATCGGCCGACGGCTGCGCGGCGAGTCCTCCGGCGACCACGTCGAAGCGAAGCGGCCGGACCTGCTGCCGCTCTAG
- a CDS encoding STM4011 family radical SAM protein produces the protein MDLTILYRGPLSSCDYDCPYCPFAKRRDSREQLRADRAALERFTAWAAAQTGDRLSVLFTPWGEGLVRSWYRRALVELARLPQVRRVAIQTNLSSRTGWLAEADGTDREKIALWCTYHPGQTPYERFLGKCRELTALGVRYSVGIVGLDEHLAEARRLRAALPDEVYLWVNAAEGHTYTDEEADRWTAVDPLFPYSRHPHRSAGLPCRTGESVVSVDGEGTVRRCHFVPAELGNLYDGSYRRALGPRACPLAVCDCHIGYVHLETLPLYDVFAGGVLERIPASSPPSLPGRA, from the coding sequence ATGGACCTGACCATCCTCTACCGCGGCCCGCTCTCCTCGTGCGACTACGACTGCCCGTACTGCCCGTTCGCCAAGCGGCGCGACAGCCGGGAGCAGCTGCGCGCCGACCGCGCCGCCCTGGAGCGGTTCACGGCGTGGGCCGCGGCGCAGACCGGCGACCGGCTCTCGGTGCTGTTCACGCCGTGGGGCGAGGGCCTGGTCCGTTCCTGGTACCGCCGGGCGCTGGTCGAGCTGGCGCGGCTGCCGCAGGTCCGCCGGGTCGCGATCCAGACCAACCTCAGCAGCCGTACGGGCTGGCTGGCCGAGGCGGACGGGACCGACCGCGAGAAGATCGCGCTCTGGTGCACGTACCACCCGGGGCAGACGCCGTACGAGAGGTTCCTCGGCAAGTGCCGGGAGCTGACCGCGCTGGGCGTCCGGTACAGCGTCGGGATCGTCGGGCTCGACGAGCACCTGGCGGAGGCCCGGCGGCTGCGGGCCGCGCTGCCGGACGAGGTCTACCTGTGGGTGAACGCCGCGGAGGGCCACACCTATACGGACGAGGAGGCGGACCGCTGGACGGCCGTCGACCCGCTCTTCCCGTACAGCCGGCATCCGCACCGGTCGGCGGGGCTGCCCTGCCGGACCGGTGAGTCGGTCGTCTCGGTGGACGGGGAGGGCACCGTGCGGCGCTGCCACTTCGTACCGGCGGAACTCGGCAACCTCTACGACGGGAGCTACCGGCGGGCGCTCGGGCCGCGGGCCTGTCCGCTGGCGGTCTGCGACTGCCACATCGGGTACGTGCATCTGGAGACGCTGCCGCTGTACGACGTCTTCGCGGGCGGTGTGCTGGAGCGGATACCGGCGTCGTCGCCGCCGTCCCTCCCCGGACGGGCCTGA
- a CDS encoding STM4012 family radical SAM protein, with protein MSRTTTTAPAVRPYQSYVYAYPHKTAYRPLADRPELRELWAGERRDALSLYLHIPFCEVRCGFCNLFTRIGAPDELTTRYLDALDRQAVAVREALGDAEPVRFAAAAFGGGTPTFLTAAELDRLCDIAEKRMGADLRSVPLSVETSPSTATADRLAVLADRGATRISIGVQSFVEAEARAAVRPQRRADVEAALDRIRDAGFPVLNIDLIYGIDGQTEDSWRTSLDAALGRRPEELYLYPLYVRPLTGLGRLGADGEAAADAAWDEQRLRLYRAGRDHLLAHGYEQVSMRMFRRADAPRTDGPDDHACQTDGMIGLGCGARSYTTELHYSFDYAVEMREVRAIIDGYTATEDFSRAEVGRYVDGDEARRRHLLQSVLQAEGLRIDDYRERFGTSPADDFPAELARFEARGWLDASAGGAGLLRLSPEGLAHSDALGPELFSPGVRAAMAAYELK; from the coding sequence ATGAGCCGCACCACGACCACCGCACCGGCCGTCCGCCCGTATCAAAGCTACGTCTACGCCTACCCGCACAAGACCGCCTACCGGCCGCTCGCCGACCGGCCGGAGCTGCGCGAGCTGTGGGCGGGCGAGCGCCGGGACGCGCTCTCGCTCTATCTCCACATACCCTTCTGCGAGGTCCGCTGCGGCTTCTGCAACCTCTTCACCAGGATCGGCGCGCCCGACGAGCTGACGACCCGTTATCTCGATGCGCTGGACCGGCAGGCCGTGGCCGTCCGGGAGGCGCTGGGCGACGCCGAGCCGGTGCGTTTCGCGGCGGCCGCGTTCGGCGGGGGCACGCCCACGTTCCTGACGGCGGCGGAGCTGGACCGGCTCTGCGACATCGCGGAGAAGCGGATGGGCGCCGATCTGCGCTCCGTCCCGCTGTCGGTCGAGACGTCGCCGTCGACCGCGACCGCCGACCGGCTGGCCGTCCTGGCGGACCGGGGCGCGACCAGGATCAGCATCGGGGTGCAGAGCTTCGTCGAGGCCGAGGCGCGCGCCGCCGTGCGCCCGCAGCGCCGTGCCGACGTGGAGGCGGCGCTCGACCGGATCCGCGACGCCGGGTTCCCGGTCCTCAACATCGACCTGATCTACGGCATCGACGGCCAGACCGAGGACAGCTGGCGCACCTCGCTGGACGCGGCGCTCGGCCGGCGGCCGGAGGAGCTGTACCTCTACCCGTTGTACGTGCGCCCGCTGACCGGTCTGGGGCGGCTCGGCGCCGACGGCGAGGCGGCGGCGGACGCGGCCTGGGACGAGCAGCGGCTGCGGCTGTACCGCGCGGGCCGGGACCATCTCCTGGCCCACGGGTACGAGCAGGTCTCGATGCGGATGTTCCGCCGTGCCGACGCCCCGCGCACGGACGGCCCGGACGACCACGCCTGCCAGACCGACGGGATGATCGGCCTGGGGTGCGGGGCCCGTTCGTACACCACGGAGCTGCACTACTCCTTCGACTACGCGGTGGAGATGCGGGAGGTGCGGGCGATCATCGACGGCTACACCGCCACCGAGGACTTCTCGCGCGCCGAGGTCGGCCGGTACGTCGACGGCGACGAGGCCCGTCGCCGTCACCTCCTGCAGTCGGTCCTCCAGGCCGAGGGGCTGCGGATCGACGACTACCGGGAGCGGTTCGGCACCTCGCCCGCCGACGACTTCCCCGCCGAGCTGGCCCGCTTCGAGGCCCGCGGCTGGCTCGACGCGTCGGCCGGCGGAGCCGGGCTGCTGCGGCTCTCCCCCGAGGGCCTGGCCCACTCCGACGCCCTGGGTCCCGAGCTCTTCTCCCCCGGTGTACGGGCCGCGATGGCCGCGTACGAATTGAAGTGA